DNA sequence from the Salminus brasiliensis chromosome 3, fSalBra1.hap2, whole genome shotgun sequence genome:
CgccggatccccagctctgatacatcagccaacagacgcctgtgccggccaacatcactttgGGAGTGATGAATGAACCCAAAATTGTGCACTCTCTGCCTCTAATAGGCCatggtaggcgtttctaataaagtggccagtgattagaggcacaaggtaggcgagtggccagtgagggtgTGTGAGATGCTCTAACCTCCCAGTAGTGTCGCCCAGACTCGTATCCCTCCTTGGCGGTGACGCAGGACCACACGTCAAAGCGCTGTGTGCTGTTCCTGTAAAACTGCAGCTTCTCTCCACGCTTCAGCTGCTTCCTGTCCTCAGAGAGGATGAGGAATGGGTACGCCGTGACCGGGTTCAGAGTTACATCCTCTGGAGAAATAACAACAATCCTCCATGTTTAACTGTGTAAACTGTGCTCATGGTCTTCATTCGTCTTTAACTAATCGTATTTAACTTCAGTGTAAAATTTGACTTTAGTGTGTTAAATTCCATGCTTCAAAATATGTAAAGTAAGGAAAGACACTGAAGATTACTTACCCAGGTAACCTTTTACCTTTTTGTGACCTAAAGAAGAAAGAACAGAGTCAAAAATGGAAGAGCCTTTTTACACACATGATATTAACTAGATCAGGGATTTTGATAAAGGGACAAAACTCTTAGTAGAACGGTTTGCCCAATCATCTGATCCCTGAGAATTAAAATCTGCTTACTTGATTTTATCTTCCGTAGATCTGCAGGACGGACAGACAAAGGGAGAGTTAAACAAATGCACATTCTGCTGGTGTTTCATAGCAACAGAGCATCACTAATGCATGATACCCAACCTGCTATTGCTTTAATACAGAAGTTTTACTaagcaaagaaaaagaaacacagttaataatatTCCGTCGCTGTTGGAAAAAAACTTCCATGCccattttctatttttcttttttttttttttttaacacggTGTCAAAAATTCATGATTGGACCAACAGAATTGTTCAAAATGACTCAGAACAAAATCAAAACTGATTTTcattaaaagaaacaaaaaaaaaaaaagagatttttCTCCCCAACAGAAGTTTTACCTGCTAcggtcttaaaaataaagatgcttctcaagattctttgagcgatttcatagaagaaccactattcTAGTTTCAGAGAGAGCCATGTTTGGAATAAGACGTGCGTTTCTAAAGAACCCTTCAATTAGTAgtgaacctttacatcaaacaATGGTTCTTAAgccctttaaaaggttcttcatactcgctcgccatctctattacaaacatggtgctCTATGGAGTCAGGATGGTGATTCCTGTATAAAATCATTTAAGGAACCCTTTGAAGCAAGAGTGTAGTCAGCGTTATGCCCATCAGGCCCTCGTAATTCAGAGGCTCAATAGACATTCAGGGGAAAACGTACATAGGACAAAAGCGTCTCAGGCCCGGAACCTGCGTGTTTACCACAGGGTGTGATAGTGGAGAGTTTCTAAAATCAGGTTCATTTCAGTACACAGAAAATCAGTTCGGACCCAGTGCTCCTATTATGGACTTGATGCCGACTACAGAATGACACACAGTGTCTGTACACGTTTGTGGTGCTGTTTTAACAACAAGAACAACTTTGGGAGGTAAAGCAGTGGCAGCCATTAGGGCTTTTAGGGCACTGGGTAGCACTCGTAGCGTATTGAGTATTGAATTTCTTGCTAATAAATGAACATTGCTTATTTAACGCATAAACATAATGAAGCACACAATATAACATTGCATTACATACAGTTACCGCTGTCATGCAACTCTGAACAAGGCCAATTACATGTGAAGACTAAACAGCCTAAATAATGGAGACAAATCATGAGCAGGTGGTTATGAATTTAGGATAGAAATTTAACGTATGACTTCGTTGTGCCCACCATAACGGCAGTCCTGGCACCTTTATTGTTTTAAACTCATCCGGATGTGTGGGCGGAGCTagtgaatattttatttattgtattatttgtgtgtattgAAGGAACAGTTTTCCTAAAAAATTTCATATATTTGCTAGGACCTGGCTGGTGTCCtaattttgcttctttagtttagtgcTGCAACTACAacgctaacattgctaacaaacaccagaaggtaaaggttttctgtaaatacatgctCACTTGCTTCTCCTAATCTGCTCGAACCATTTCCAATACTTCCTTAAGTTGGACTTGCGGATAAGTTTTGGGACACACtatgggccctatcttacaccctgcacaaggcgTATCACgtaaatcaagctgcatggtTGATGCCTAAAGATCACTAAAATAGGGCACAATGACTTACTGTGAACTATAAACATTAACAAAACTTTACCATGTCTAAAATGTCTCTCTCCATTGTTCAGCTTCACTGGGAAGTTTTAGTTCACAGTACGTCACAGTACATGCTCAACCACATCCACAAAACACCTTAAAGAAGAGCTGGATACAGCTCCAGTAGCTCCAGTAGTTCTAGTACACAAACATAGATAACTTTGGACATTAAACACGCCTTGGCTGATCGATTGAATCTGGGTTAAGAGGAAACGCGTATACACCTGATCTTTAACTGTACTGGAATGACTCTAATGCTCCGTTTGTCTGTTGCTGCGGGGTTTCTGAACACTCCCTGGCTTATTTAACTTACCTCTGAGTGAAAATTCCTTCTTCTTCAGAGATCGGACACTCATCATACTCTCAGACTCTGGCAGATAAGACCCTGTAAtcaaaaacagaaacaataataaatacaataaagtaCAAAAAAGGTGAAACCTATAGATaacaaaaaaagtcagtatTGTTCAttgtacaaaaataataattaaatagtaaaatatatttctttataatGTGTACTAAATTTGAGCTGTAGAGGATGTTTTGTCTCTTACAGTAATTAAGATACAGTCATCTGCAAAAGTTGCTGCACCCCTGCTTCAAGTACATGGGAACAAATTCTTTAAAgcaaaataaacttaaatatgaAATTTCCTGAATTTAACATACCGAAATAAAGGAATAATGTACAAAGTGCCAAAGATTCATACATTTTTAGATTATCCCCAATATGTTAAACTAATATGTAATACCAATATgttaatacttttaatactaataatacttttCAAGAAATCTTGTGCTACTTTTTTCTATGCTTACAATTTctatgctattattattattattattattattattttactatttatatttAGAATACACTCGATATATAATAGAAACATTGACTACGTAAtcatagtggaacccttttatGGCTGTAAAGAACCCCTTTCCTCTCCTttaattcaaagaaccattgttCATTTTGAAATGTGACATTTTACAATAAACTTAATCACTTTCCAAGGAACTGTAATGGGAATGACATCTGAGATTTCCTGACTGTAATTTAAGAAATGTCACTGCAGGAATTTACTATCTCTGGTTAGTACAGAAAAACATGCCAAAAAACTAGGGTCTTCAAACACTCAGAGTGACTAAGCTCAAATTCCTGAACACATCGTCATCCTGTTGACTCACGGCTTCACACAaaaactgatccaaaaaatGTTTCACACTAGAGTACAGTGGATGAAGGGTTGTTCTCAGGTTCTTTTACCTGGATCAGCTGCAGGAACAGGAAGAAACTGAGACAAAGCGTTTTCCTGTGTCATGATGATAGTGAAACCTGATAACCTTAGAATCATGTTTGATTTATTCAGTTCTTAAAGCACATAGCAGACTAAGCTTCCTCAGTGCAAGTCAGTTCAGCTCAAACAAGTGTAAAAGAGTAAAAAGCCATAAAACTGTCACCATCAAACTTACATTCTTTAGCAGTACCCAAATAAAGAGCCCCAAAGGCTGGCAGTGCCATAAAAGAGCCCCAAACACTGGCATTGCTAGAATATAGAGCCCCAAAGGCTGGATTACCTAAAGATATAGCCCATTACCATACATGTACATGAATCTTGTTCTCTAAGGTAATATTTTTTGCTTATGTGCATGTGGTATCTATTCAATTCCACTTTTCACAACAAAGGTCATGTGGCAGCTTTACAGATATccaggtccaagcctcttttaaGCAATAACGTACAGCGCTGTGCAAAAGTCTTCCGCATCTGAGAAAACGTTCTATAAAGTTGATTATTTGGGCAGTAAGGATTTCTTTGATGAAAAATGAAACATCCTAGtttaatcagtccttcattaatgtaaatcaggtgagctgccgGTGGGACTGACCAAATCTTTACAGtgactggagttcacagagaagttcATCATCCATGCAgttgctcttctaactgttcttctaaccaacatcACTAGCTTTACTGACCGACAGCACATTCTGACTACTGACCACTGATCCAAACAAGTAAAACCCAATTATTTGGGTTTAATGTTAAGTTAATGCTGCATAGAGTTTTACCCAGTTTACTTAAATGTCTGAGACacaatgtttttaattaattagtGATGCTTACCTGAGTGGCGGTAGTGCACCTCCCCCATGTGAATATCATCCAGACGTTCCCGAATTTCTCCAAGAGCAGCTTTTATCTCACCCAATGAGAAGTGCAGCTCCAGGTCTGGGTCCTCCTCTTGGTTTCGAGCGCCGGTGTCCTGATAGGGGATGTTTGCAGCCTCGAAGCTCTGACGGGGTAAAGCAGGGAGTTCAGAGACTTCCTCAAGCAAATTAAAACATGCAAATCCTACAGAACTTTCAAATTCTATCAGCATTCTTGAAGGAAAGATGGCATCTACCCAAACATCTCCCCCAAATGTAGTAGAGATAGTATACCTTAGTATACCTGAAGATTTTACACTGAAGCTTTGAGGCCAATGTAGCGAACAAGGAAGCTTAGACCACTCCGATTAGCATGGTGGTAATAGCATGCCGAAATCGCCACCCGCTCGCCTCAAACCGTTTGGAGTTGTTCAGTAATCTATTATACCTATTATACCTCAGCCACTCACAACCTTACAAACTGAATGGCTGGTATGtggagtgtaaatgcatgtggtctaaaatctgatcagaatacaatccagatactagtcacaggaagtgagcaggtgtaaacggggtctcaGTGTTCAAATGAGGCAGGGCTGCTTTTCTTGGCGCAGGGGAGTAAACCTTTTTGTTATCAGTTTTGCGTCTgaaaatctaataaataaaatctgtaCTATGGTATGACTGCAGTAATACACTGAAATCGAGCTGTATTGTGGATATTGCATTACTGTCTGACTGTATTCTTGAATATCTGACAGCATAGCACGACCTTTTGTGCATTACTTTGGAAATAGCcctgcttatgtggtttctatgCAAAAAGTATGTTCTATAACTGAAAACAATATACACTGCATCAGACAGGGTCacaaaccacataagcaagtatATGTGGTGACTTTACTCTATGTCACAACAGCAACAAACTTACATCTGGGTGGACTAACTAACTAACAGAGCAGATAGGACATGCTGGCAGCTAGAGAGGATGTGTTGTACAATATAAGGATGTAAATGTACGTGTGATACAGAGAGTGCCTGAGCAGATAACAGCCTAGCACTAGTATCGAACATTTCTCAGGGTTCAGTGCTCTGTGCCACTCACACCGTCCTGAAGACCTTTGGGAGGGATTTAAAGCCCTGAAAGAACATCTATGTACCTGCAGGAACGCGATGTGATCTTCAGAAGTGGTCTGAGCCTCCAGTCGAGCCCTGTGCTCCTGCAGCTGCCCTAGCTCCGCCTCCAGATGTGATGCAATTCTCTCCCCTCGGCCAATCACGTCGTCTCGCTTTTCCTCGATTCCACCCACAAGCTCACTGCGGATGCGATCCACAGATTGAGTGACGTCTGAGAGGACCTGCTCCACCTCGGACAGCTCGGCATGGGCGTAGTTCTAAACAACAAAAATCACAGCCGATGTTTAAAAACCAAGCAGATCTCATCAGCACACGGACAAAGACCTGAAACTTTTATTCTCATTGCCGTACCCATAAAAAGATATTAAACGGGGCCCCACAACTTTGCCAAATACTTAATTAATACACTTCATATCCTACTGTTTGTGGAGAAGTATGcaagatgtgggctagaggggtataaagccccccagtattgagctgtggagcggtggaactgtgttctctgaaataatggtgtgccatccaatacttttagggaGAGTTAGGGAGCTGGggctgaggttgggtggtgatcatccaataacctgacctcactaatgctaaaaaaaaatattctaatGACAATTATGTcaactgtttgtgtgacatTAATTAAATATGACAGCGGTCCTTAtattgaatggaccaatggaaatgctccaaaatgactatgaatgacataaaaataaataaataaataaatataaattaatgataataataataataataataataataacaataataataataataataataataatattgatatgAAAATCACCACAAGTAAATTTTACATTTCAGCTGTCAGGCCGCTGATTTATAGTTTGAGAGAGATGCAGTGAGGGACTACCCGTTGTGGGGCTTTCACTGTTTCAAGCTGGACTTACTCTAAGTGACTGCAGACGACGCTTCAGTTCAGTCAGACGGAGCATTCTCCTCTCAATGGACGTCCGGATGTCCAGTTCAATTTTGCCCAGCTGTTTCTGTAATGCAGAAGAGAGAAACACTATGTCTCTTTGTTTCAGAGTCCAGGGAACATGTTTATATAGTGCTGAGTACAGAAGCACACCGGTCACACCTGCAAGTGTCCTCTCACTGatttcatcacacacacacacacacacacactcactcaacaCATCTCTGCACTGCATTATCACTCTGTTTAAGTTTTATGTATTAATAAAGTTACTATTgctaataacaacaacaacaacaataataataatagcaataataataataataattcttcaTGCTCTCACCTGTTTAATCACTCGTTCAGTCTGCACTGACACTGTGGTGTGCGTCCGGTGCTCCTCCAGCACACAGATGGCGCAGATGCAGCGCTGATCAGTCCTGCAGTAAACCTCCAGCAGCCGGCCATGCTCGCGGCAGGTCCTCCCCCGCAGCGCCTCGTGTGGGTCCAGCAGTCGGTGCGACGTGTAGAACGCCACCTGGCGGTGGGGCAGCACGTGCGTCTCACAGTAGGATGCGGTGCAAGTCAGACAGGAACTGACCGCTTTCTCCTTCCTGCCCGTGCAGACGTCACACAGCACCTCCTCCCTGCTCAGAAGATAAGGTGTGCTTTTAAATCTTAAAACTGAACCATAGTGAGGATTGCTTAGTTTCCTAAAGAGCTGATTCAGTCTAAAACATAGAAAACCATCAGTACTGTTGTTTATGATAGCATAGTAGCAAAGATTTTGACCAACACTAACCCTGTGCTGGTGGACATGGGAACAGATACGCTGGCCAGTGTCCTCTGGCGTGGCTTGACTTGAGGCGGCCCCCCATACTGGATTTCTCTGTATTTCTGGGCGATGTGAGCGAACACCCGGTTGATGCTGAGTTCGGGCCGCTCTTCAAAAGGCCGTTTACATAGGGGGCAGGTGTAGACGGAGCTGGACGCCCAGTAGCCCCCGATACAGCCCTGGCAGAAGTTGTGCCCGCAGGGCGTGGAGACGGGCTCACTGAACAGATCCAGACAGATCGAGCAGGTCAGCTCCTGCTCCGAGAACAGCTCAGAACCCAGCTCAGCCATACTGAGCCTTGCACACCCTCACACGCAGGCCTGCagggagagaagaaggagaattcagtctcacacacagacatgcatttGCAAAGGCCGAGATCATCAGAGCTGTTAAAGCggtaatgtaaaaatgtatgatGGATGTTTTGTTCATCAATCCACATGCACACAAAAATCGGGGATATATGCGGGATAACTTGGCCTCAGCCTTAAGCATAAAGGGGCAAaggtgtgtaacagtgtaatGTAGCCTAACCACAGCCTCCTGTAAAgtattaaagaaataaaatatattagaaATGTACATTTTTTCAATGAGGACAAAAGGTTGAGAAGGGTAGATGCATTGGATGTGCAATTCTGACAGCATTGAATTTTTTTTACCCATATTCTCCCCAGTCTAAATTAGGAAGAATATGGGTAAAaatctggggggaaaaaaagagaataaaaatcGCAAATACAATAAGCTTTAACTCTCTAATCATCCAACCAAAAATGGCTAAAGCATTTTACTCATTAGCCAGTGCAGCTAGCTCTAGCCAAGATGAATGCAAATGTCTCAGCTGTCTCAGTTTTAAAAGTTCCATTATATGCTGATGGTGTGCAAAAACATGAGGAAATTAGCAAAAATATGTCTAAGCACTTTTCCCATAGTTAGCGGTTAGTGTTCTTCAATCACGTAAAGTTTGAAAAGATAAGGTAGAGCTTCATGGGACACAGAGaagctagccttcaccctcccagtacTGGTAGCACGTTATGACAGGGGGAGTCCAAACTTGTGGGTGCGACTTAGGAGTGACTACACCTGTAGGAGAAAATGGGGTTCAGTGGGGATACAGAGTTCAGTGGCTGAGACTGGAGAGATGGTGCACTAGAGCTCTGCATAGCCTGTAAAACTCAGCACCACTGGAGTTTGTTAGAAAGCATCATGATGATCTGAATCCAACTAAACGTGGGATACGGTTCTGTGGTCGAACCTGACAAAAAGCTTTTTGGAGAAATGTGGACAAAATGCTGTCCGTGTTGCAAACCTAACACCAAACACTGCCCATTCCTGCAAACACCATtccaacagtgaagcatggaAGGACAGGCTCATGTAGCGTGGAGGCTTTTCTTCAGTTGGTCCTTAACCAAGAACTTAACCAAGACAGGACTTAACCAAGTCTTCAGCGTGTGCTTATAAGGAATTGTGGCcaagtgtcagaaaccacataagcaagtctattagagatgacTGAACACCTCCATGTGGTTTGAAGGGACTGTCCGATGATCTATGCAGCTAGCACCATACTAGTGAGCATGCTACTTGTTATCAAGTACATTTAGGTAGGTGCTAGGCGGTTGGTTCACAATTAGTGGAGTTAATATTTCAGCTCTGTAGGATAATTGATGATATTCAAGACAGTTGGATAACATTAATACTACTGTTAAACACTGTGCTGTTCAGCTGTTCCGAAAACATGCCTATAAGCCGGTGGCTATGAAAGCGTGACGTATTTGCCGGCCATTGCATAAAGTTCCTGTTCACGTTCTGTTTACTACAAGTCTCAGTCAGTATCAACAACTCAAAAATAGCCACGGTCACACATTCCTATGTGTCACACTGTTGGGCAACACTTCCCTGATTAAAGATGGCGGGTTCTTTAACACAGTTCTCAATCCCAGCAATTCCGACCTTTCCAACCTGCCTGATCTGGTCCGGCTTTTATGAAAAGAGCTAGTTGTTCTGCTGTGTAGATCCACAAACAGGCTCaagaaaaatacataaaaatctGCATATTTCAGCTGCACCCAGCGTTCAGAATGCAGCTCGTCTAGTTTTGCAGCATGACAGACACGTGTGTACAAGCTCAATACCCTCCACTGTAATAGATCCTTTGTATTTTAATGGAAAAGTATATGTGGCAGGAAAACAGGTGTTCTAAAACACTGAACTCTGTTAAAGGTTACATTGTTTTTATCCCCTTTCTACTGTAAATTTGCATTTTTGGTTACACAAGGGTTTCGAGTGAAAGTGACACTATAGCACAAACACgtctacagtgtgtgttttgtcccGCATATTCACCttatagcagtttagccttACCAAATTAAGCTAAAGCATGTCAGcgccacccatttagcctacagcagtttaactccagCCTTTCCACTGTGTCCCATCCACTGAAGCTGAGGTTATAAGGTCTTTATGGTCTTCATAAGGTGCATAGCCTTTTGCATGATGTATTCAAGTGCTCCTTAGAAGGCGGTTTGTACCAGGCGTGGTAAATGTGACCGCACACGGTTAACTGTAGAAAGATTTttacacataaaaaaacaaaacaattgaaattattgttattgttattgtgataataggcttttctaagcatatggagaatactgttagtgcttaataaacactgatcagctgcaggtttcattattaACAGTCTActaagagcagcagatgttttgACGAAGTTGGTATTTCCCAGTTTCCATTAGCACTCAAACATGACACAAGACAGATTTCTTCAAATCAGAATGTACATATCAGGTCATAAGGTCacagtaaaaacactgatttactGCAACACAGGCTCctcctacagtcgggaagtgtaattcacgccTTTAGCCACAACTAAAGGAcacatttttctggacaagctgagagacccAGAACTGTCCCTGATagttaaagaagcatgtggactgaggtggtattTTACACAAACGTGACTCGGGTTACGGGATGCCACGCAGCTCTTGCAAGAGATATCCTGCCCACTTCTCCAAACTTccatactgcagttagcagcacgCAAAGTCCGAAGTAGCGACAGCTGCAgaactattctccctattacaggtcagtggagaatcctaaagctgttattttatagtGAAAATTTAATACATAATGTTACTTTAAGTCTAAGGGATAAAAAGAGGTTAAATTATTTAGTTGcccaaaaatgtattaattactgTTTTGGCTTCATTAACCTACCCAGGTCATATATGTGgaggtgaaaaaaaacaaaaaaaacatggaagCCAAATATgggatatggaccctttaaggACTGATTCCACTTCATCCTTCTCATCTACTTCTGCTATGTCTAGGTCCAACGTGACTAATCCAGACCCAGTAGGGTTTTAGCTGTGACTTGAAAATCTGGAAGCTTATATGCAATtgccaggtggctgctatggtatttttCACGGTTATTAGGGGACTGCTGGATATTTGCTTTGGTGTTACCAaccagttgctgtggtatctctgGTGGTGGCCAAGGTGCTGCTAGACAATTGCTATGACAATCCAGGTGGTTGTTCGTGTGTTGACTTTGGTCCCTTTGGTTTGgtagtgtttgttagctctgGCCCggggcgctgccagggattttggagACCCATGAAAAGACAATACACTGGGCTACATAACTCTCCTCCACAATACTCGACCCTACTACCCTGTCAGTctcaggcccttagaatcgctTCTCTGCATCCTTCTCCTACATGTACTCCTCAACTTCATCTTCACTTCAAGCCTACTATTTATCTTTCTGTCAAGTTCACAGATATCTTTGAATCTACCTCTGCTGAGGTGTCTTGATGTCCAACATGCTTAAAGCAAAGCCTCTGCTCTGATGGTAACACCTCCTGACAGTGTGGAATGAATGCGTTAGGATTCCTGCGAGTGTAGGTGGGCCCTATTTACAGCCAAATGCCACTCGTTCCATTCACTGTTGTACCGCGTCATTCACACGAAAGGGCATTTGGGCAGAGGAAAAACCTTCTACACGCAGCATGCTCAagcaaaaaagagaagaaaagtggtcaca
Encoded proteins:
- the LOC140551311 gene encoding E3 ubiquitin-protein ligase TRIM7-like, yielding MAELGSELFSEQELTCSICLDLFSEPVSTPCGHNFCQGCIGGYWASSSVYTCPLCKRPFEERPELSINRVFAHIAQKYREIQYGGPPQVKPRQRTLASVSVPMSTSTGEEVLCDVCTGRKEKAVSSCLTCTASYCETHVLPHRQVAFYTSHRLLDPHEALRGRTCREHGRLLEVYCRTDQRCICAICVLEEHRTHTTVSVQTERVIKQKQLGKIELDIRTSIERRMLRLTELKRRLQSLRNYAHAELSEVEQVLSDVTQSVDRIRSELVGGIEEKRDDVIGRGERIASHLEAELGQLQEHRARLEAQTTSEDHIAFLQSFEAANIPYQDTGARNQEEDPDLELHFSLGEIKAALGEIRERLDDIHMGEVHYRHSGSYLPESESMMSVRSLKKKEFSLRDLRKIKSSHKKVKGYLEDVTLNPVTAYPFLILSEDRKQLKRGEKLQFYRNSTQRFDVWSCVTAKEGYESGRHYWEVNVGDNKDWKVGVMRDSAQRKGLFDMSPANGYFALWWSSSQLRALTTPPLTKVKGAGRLRQVGIYLDCEEGQVTFYNAKTGSEVYTFTSQTAFSERMFPLFGTGDKEVPLVLLTTVAHFPE